A region of Moorena sp. SIOASIH DNA encodes the following proteins:
- a CDS encoding NAD(P)/FAD-dependent oxidoreductase codes for MNKTNARFEVVIVGAGAAGIGCGVVLKDLGIENFVIVERHQVGASFRRWPEEMRFITPSFPSHGFGLLDLNAVVLNTSPALSFRKEHLSGKEYALYLETVAEHFKLPIKTETNVKTIAALPQGKGFVLETSKGKLRSRSASASLRSQFVIWAAGEFQYPNLNPFPGAELCIHNSKIRSWTELKGKEFVVVGGYESGVDAASNLAALGKKVKLIDRQSSWSNLDSDPSVSLSPYSLKRLERAYSMGRVELIGEQHIEAVKAVKKGYVVESEYEQWFSSTPPILCTGFNSSLKQIAPLFDWSNGYAALTQEDESTLTPGLFVVGPSVRHGNLIFCFIYKFRQRFAVVGNAIAQRLGIDPTTLEAYRREGLFLDDLSCCNNDCVC; via the coding sequence GTGAACAAAACTAACGCTCGTTTTGAAGTTGTAATTGTGGGGGCTGGGGCTGCTGGAATTGGCTGTGGAGTAGTCTTAAAAGATTTAGGAATTGAAAACTTTGTCATTGTAGAACGACATCAAGTAGGGGCTTCTTTTAGGCGTTGGCCTGAAGAAATGCGATTCATTACGCCGTCGTTTCCCAGTCATGGTTTTGGATTGCTGGATCTCAACGCAGTAGTTTTAAATACTTCTCCTGCCCTCAGTTTCAGAAAGGAACATCTTTCGGGGAAAGAATATGCCCTATATTTGGAGACTGTAGCAGAGCATTTTAAACTACCTATAAAAACCGAGACAAATGTGAAAACTATTGCAGCTTTACCTCAAGGCAAAGGCTTTGTCTTGGAAACTTCTAAAGGCAAGTTGCGTTCACGCAGTGCCTCAGCTTCGCTGAGATCGCAGTTTGTGATTTGGGCAGCAGGAGAGTTTCAATATCCCAATCTTAATCCGTTTCCAGGAGCAGAATTGTGCATTCATAATTCCAAAATACGTTCTTGGACAGAGCTTAAGGGGAAAGAATTTGTAGTTGTGGGAGGCTATGAAAGCGGTGTAGATGCAGCGTCAAATTTGGCAGCATTAGGGAAAAAAGTAAAGTTAATCGATCGCCAGAGTAGCTGGTCAAACTTAGACTCAGATCCTAGTGTTTCTCTGTCTCCTTATAGTCTAAAACGTTTAGAAAGAGCTTATTCTATGGGTCGGGTCGAACTAATTGGAGAACAGCACATTGAAGCAGTCAAAGCAGTAAAAAAAGGATATGTGGTGGAGAGCGAGTACGAACAGTGGTTTAGTTCCACACCGCCAATTCTCTGTACGGGATTTAACAGCAGTTTAAAACAAATCGCACCTCTATTTGACTGGTCAAATGGCTATGCAGCCCTGACTCAAGAAGATGAGTCTACCCTAACTCCAGGATTATTTGTCGTCGGTCCTTCGGTGCGTCACGGCAATCTAATTTTTTGTTTCATTTATAAATTTCGGCAGCGATTTGCTGTAGTCGGTAATGCGATCGCTCAACGTCTGGGAATCGATCCAACGACCTTGGAAGCCTATCGCCGAGAAGGTTTGTTCTTAGATGACCTTTCTTGCTGTAATAACGATTGTGTTTGTTAA
- a CDS encoding Uma2 family endonuclease — protein sequence MYQTDPPRPAKETLPTMYDLPSEDPEEPGLPDEFHDFQPQLLRETFCPPSYPRDQIFVGTDLNLYYDVRHPQWYKRPDWFGVVGVSRFYEQRDLRLSYVIWQEGVSPFIVVELLSPTTESEDLGQTLREIGRRPRYAIDQPPTKWEVYERILRIPYYVVFSRYTNELRIFELKGLNYEQVRLDTEKFWLPELGLGLGVWSGSYQEVNGRWLRWYDELGNWIPTGSEQVQQAQDQLQQTQQQLQQAEQQAQLERQEKELAQQQAARLAERLRQLGIDPGEV from the coding sequence ATGTATCAAACTGACCCCCCTCGTCCGGCGAAGGAAACCCTGCCGACGATGTATGATCTCCCTAGTGAAGATCCAGAGGAACCAGGTTTGCCAGACGAGTTTCACGATTTTCAACCTCAGCTGTTACGGGAGACTTTCTGCCCACCGAGTTACCCAAGGGATCAGATCTTTGTGGGGACTGACTTGAATCTGTACTATGATGTGCGCCATCCTCAATGGTACAAACGACCGGACTGGTTTGGGGTAGTTGGGGTGTCTCGGTTTTATGAACAGCGAGACTTACGATTGAGTTATGTGATCTGGCAGGAAGGGGTGAGTCCATTTATCGTAGTGGAGTTGCTCTCTCCAACGACGGAATCAGAAGATTTAGGGCAAACCCTACGGGAGATTGGCCGTAGGCCACGCTACGCGATCGATCAACCGCCGACTAAGTGGGAGGTTTATGAACGTATCCTTCGTATTCCTTATTATGTGGTGTTTAGCCGATACACCAATGAGTTAAGAATTTTTGAGTTGAAAGGGTTAAACTATGAACAGGTAAGGTTGGACACCGAAAAATTCTGGCTGCCAGAATTAGGGCTGGGCCTAGGAGTATGGTCTGGGTCATACCAAGAGGTAAATGGGCGATGGTTACGCTGGTATGATGAATTAGGGAACTGGATTCCCACAGGCTCTGAACAGGTTCAACAGGCTCAAGACCAGTTGCAGCAGACTCAGCAACAGTTGCAGCAGGCTGAGCAGCAAGCTCAACTCGAACGCCAGGAAAAGGAATTAGCTCAACAGCAGGCAGCGAGATTAGCAGAACGTCTGCGACAGTTGGGGATTGACCCAGGAGAGGTGTAA
- a CDS encoding mechanosensitive ion channel domain-containing protein — protein MNSFFRCRYWLTQVILVVIGAIAIACLIAAAPIVAQDNLNRVTIFFDGRPLFEVAPAGSLTGQQRADYVSDTLKYIIKTAQPTVNVEIAGTEKLPVIKVNGSHLLSVTSNDTLNGRSPKEQARLWQRLLQNAIKRAFIERTQEYLVQAVFLSVGCGLWALISSWGVGWLWHHRIKWLFHKKVTKSTHRHRHQPALSAEIAGGTLILLFRITILVFTLIYTSKLFPQTRQLSRQVNDTFVQSLTWEIIWVGDKPYSVLGLLTLIGLFAALILLAKVVKKVLRSRILRLTNLSRPAQETIALIAHYAILLIGSIVLLQLWGLDISSLAVFAGVLGVGIGLGIQGIAKECVSGLVLIFERPIQVGDFVNVGELMGTVENIGIRSTEILTLDQVSIIIPNSRFLEAEVVNWTHNNPVSRLKLPVGVAYGSDPIKVRSALIEAAKGHPEILDQPAPNVFFTGFGENALKFELLVWIEDPPKQFQIKSELYFLIEEILRHYHVDIPFPKLDLHVRSGNFPVDVSHQLIESLTQLSQELTQWMARQSYGSSHNGTSHNGTSHNGTSHNGTSHRNVQINNTSDNN, from the coding sequence ATGAATTCCTTCTTTCGCTGCCGATATTGGCTGACGCAAGTGATCTTGGTAGTAATTGGAGCGATCGCGATCGCTTGCCTGATTGCAGCTGCGCCAATTGTGGCTCAGGACAATCTGAATCGGGTAACTATTTTCTTCGATGGGCGTCCCCTGTTTGAGGTAGCACCGGCTGGGTCATTAACTGGTCAACAACGGGCTGATTACGTCAGTGATACCCTTAAGTATATCATCAAGACAGCACAACCGACCGTAAACGTAGAAATTGCTGGGACTGAAAAGTTACCAGTGATTAAGGTCAATGGTAGCCACTTGCTATCGGTAACCTCCAATGATACTCTAAACGGAAGAAGTCCCAAGGAACAAGCCCGATTGTGGCAAAGACTGCTACAGAATGCCATCAAACGGGCGTTTATCGAACGTACCCAGGAATATCTCGTACAAGCGGTATTCCTATCCGTTGGATGTGGGTTATGGGCACTCATCTCTAGTTGGGGAGTAGGCTGGCTGTGGCATCACCGGATTAAATGGCTGTTTCACAAAAAGGTAACTAAGTCAACCCATCGACACCGTCACCAACCCGCCTTAAGTGCTGAAATTGCAGGCGGGACTCTCATACTCCTGTTCCGGATCACTATCCTAGTATTTACCCTGATTTATACTAGTAAGCTATTTCCCCAAACTCGGCAGTTAAGCCGCCAAGTTAACGACACATTTGTTCAAAGCTTGACTTGGGAAATCATTTGGGTGGGAGATAAACCCTATTCTGTCTTAGGGTTATTAACATTGATTGGGTTATTTGCGGCTCTGATACTCCTAGCCAAGGTAGTAAAAAAAGTGTTGCGATCGCGGATTCTTCGCCTCACCAATCTCAGCCGCCCTGCCCAGGAGACTATTGCCCTGATCGCCCATTATGCCATACTCTTGATCGGTTCTATTGTGCTGTTGCAGTTGTGGGGACTCGACATTAGTTCTCTAGCTGTATTTGCTGGAGTCTTGGGTGTGGGGATTGGCTTGGGAATCCAGGGAATTGCTAAGGAATGTGTCAGCGGTTTGGTACTCATTTTTGAGCGTCCGATTCAAGTCGGGGACTTTGTAAATGTTGGGGAACTGATGGGAACAGTAGAAAATATCGGTATTCGGAGTACAGAAATCCTGACTTTGGATCAAGTCTCAATCATTATCCCCAATTCTCGCTTTCTGGAAGCTGAAGTGGTCAACTGGACTCACAATAATCCAGTATCCCGATTAAAATTACCGGTAGGGGTCGCCTATGGCTCAGATCCAATTAAAGTTCGTAGTGCTCTGATTGAGGCAGCAAAGGGACATCCAGAAATCTTAGATCAACCTGCCCCTAATGTATTTTTTACTGGATTTGGGGAAAATGCCCTCAAGTTTGAGTTGTTGGTTTGGATTGAAGACCCTCCCAAGCAGTTCCAAATCAAGAGTGAGCTTTACTTTCTGATTGAAGAAATACTGCGTCATTACCATGTTGATATTCCCTTTCCTAAGCTAGATTTGCACGTCCGTTCTGGTAATTTTCCTGTAGACGTTTCACACCAGTTAATTGAGTCCCTAACTCAGCTATCTCAGGAATTGACTCAGTGGATGGCCAGACAATCCTATGGTAGTAGTCACAATGGTACTAGTCACAATGGTACTAGTCACAATGGTACTAGTCACAATGGTACTAGTCACAGGAATGTTCAAATAAACAATACTTCAGATAATAATTGA
- the pds gene encoding 15-cis-phytoene desaturase: protein MRVAIAGAGLAGLSCAKYLTDAGHTPIVLERRNVLGGKVAAWKDQDGDWYETGLHIFFGAYPNMLQLIKELGIEDRLQWKEHTMIFNQPNQPGTYSRFDFPNLPAPLNGMVAILRNNDMLTWPEKIRFGIGLIPAMLQGQKYVEAMDKYSFSEWLKKQNVPPRVEKEVFIAMSKALNFIGPDEISSTIILTALNRFLQEKNGSKMAFLDGSPTERLCQPLVDYITQRGGEVRLNAPVKEFLLNSDNTVSGFLIRGLNGAPDQVLTADAYVSAMPVDPLKLMIPKPWGEMEFFKQLDGLEGVPVINLQMWFDRKLTDIDHLLFSRSPLLSVYADMSNTCKEYANPDRSMLELVLAPAKNWIGKSDLEIVNATLAELEKLFPNHFGSDNSAQLIKYHVVKTPRSVYKATPGRQQHRPSQETPIANFFLSGDYTMQRYLASMEGAVLSGKLTSQAINNNSTRLSKTSAQPLAGNQKAEIDTPLVSSPMPRASTEG from the coding sequence ATGCGAGTTGCGATCGCTGGAGCCGGACTAGCAGGGCTTTCCTGTGCTAAATATCTAACAGACGCTGGTCACACCCCGATTGTCCTAGAACGCCGAAATGTTTTAGGCGGTAAAGTGGCAGCCTGGAAAGATCAAGATGGAGACTGGTATGAAACTGGTCTCCATATATTTTTTGGTGCCTATCCCAATATGCTGCAGCTAATTAAAGAACTGGGTATTGAAGACCGGCTGCAGTGGAAAGAGCACACCATGATTTTTAATCAGCCAAATCAACCCGGAACTTACTCTCGGTTTGACTTCCCGAATCTACCAGCTCCCCTCAATGGGATGGTGGCAATTCTGCGCAATAACGACATGCTGACCTGGCCCGAGAAGATTCGCTTTGGGATAGGGTTGATTCCGGCCATGCTTCAAGGGCAAAAGTATGTCGAAGCAATGGACAAATACTCCTTCTCCGAATGGCTGAAAAAACAGAACGTACCACCACGAGTAGAGAAGGAAGTCTTCATCGCCATGTCTAAGGCACTAAACTTTATTGGGCCTGATGAAATTTCGTCCACTATAATCTTGACTGCTCTTAACCGCTTCCTACAGGAAAAGAACGGTTCCAAGATGGCATTCTTGGATGGTTCTCCCACGGAGCGACTCTGCCAACCACTAGTTGATTATATCACACAGCGGGGTGGAGAAGTACGCTTGAATGCCCCAGTTAAAGAATTTTTACTCAATTCAGACAACACTGTCAGTGGGTTCCTGATTCGGGGATTGAATGGAGCACCCGATCAAGTTCTGACAGCGGATGCTTATGTATCAGCTATGCCGGTAGACCCCTTGAAGCTGATGATACCCAAACCTTGGGGTGAAATGGAATTTTTCAAACAGCTGGATGGGCTAGAGGGAGTACCGGTAATCAACCTGCAGATGTGGTTTGACCGCAAACTGACGGATATTGACCATCTGTTATTTTCCCGATCACCCCTGCTTAGTGTCTATGCTGACATGAGCAATACCTGCAAAGAGTACGCCAATCCCGACCGCTCAATGTTGGAATTGGTCTTAGCGCCTGCTAAAAATTGGATTGGCAAATCCGATCTCGAAATTGTGAATGCCACCCTAGCAGAACTGGAGAAACTGTTTCCCAACCATTTTGGTAGTGATAACTCAGCTCAACTGATAAAATACCACGTGGTTAAGACTCCCCGTTCGGTATATAAGGCAACCCCAGGACGGCAACAGCACCGTCCCTCCCAAGAAACACCCATTGCCAATTTCTTCCTAAGCGGGGATTACACTATGCAACGATACCTAGCAAGTATGGAAGGAGCCGTACTTTCTGGTAAGCTGACATCGCAGGCAATAAATAACAATAGCACTCGGCTTTCAAAAACCAGCGCTCAACCACTAGCCGGCAATCAGAAAGCAGAGATTGACACCCCGTTAGTCTCTTCACCCATGCCAAGGGCCAGTACTGAGGGCTGA
- a CDS encoding phosphoadenylyl-sulfate reductase, whose protein sequence is MFMLELDVVYLESEYAHKSPQEILKLALDKFDNIAISFSGAEDVVLVDMASKIKPDVKVFSLDTGRLHCETYQLLEKVRQHYGIPLEVILPDADAVEALVKQKGLFSFYQDGHKECCGIRKVAPLRRQLAKLDAWITGQRKDQSPSTRANIPVVQVDQAFSTQERTLIKFNPLANWSSEQVWKYIRTNDVPYNQLHAKGFVSIGCEPCTRPILPNQHEREGRWWWEGQVEKECGLHNTTEQGMTNREHQTVRV, encoded by the coding sequence ATGTTCATGTTGGAACTGGATGTTGTTTATTTGGAATCCGAATACGCCCACAAGAGTCCTCAGGAAATCCTCAAACTGGCTCTTGACAAATTTGACAACATCGCCATCTCTTTCAGTGGTGCGGAGGATGTGGTTCTTGTGGATATGGCATCCAAGATTAAGCCAGATGTGAAAGTGTTCTCCCTCGACACGGGTCGCTTGCACTGCGAGACTTACCAACTACTTGAGAAGGTAAGACAGCACTATGGAATTCCACTAGAGGTAATTCTACCGGACGCGGATGCAGTGGAAGCACTGGTTAAACAAAAGGGGTTGTTCAGTTTCTACCAGGATGGTCACAAAGAGTGCTGTGGTATTCGCAAAGTCGCTCCCTTGCGTCGCCAACTGGCTAAGCTAGATGCTTGGATTACGGGTCAGCGAAAGGATCAGAGTCCTAGTACTCGCGCTAATATCCCTGTTGTCCAGGTAGACCAGGCGTTCTCAACCCAAGAACGAACCCTGATTAAATTTAACCCCCTAGCTAACTGGAGTTCTGAACAGGTGTGGAAATACATCCGCACTAATGATGTGCCTTACAATCAATTGCACGCTAAAGGTTTCGTTAGCATTGGCTGCGAACCCTGTACTCGCCCAATTCTCCCCAATCAGCATGAACGGGAAGGTCGCTGGTGGTGGGAAGGGCAGGTCGAAAAAGAGTGTGGCTTACACAACACTACAGAGCAGGGAATGACGAACAGGGAACATCAAACAGTAAGGGTTTGA
- the crtB gene encoding 15-cis-phytoene synthase CrtB, translating to MLQLPKSQPMRNLASRSKSYELCRQITAKYSKTFYLGTLLMPEAKRRAIWAIYVWCRRTDELVDGPQAALTTPETLDHWEEHLQSIFAGHPIDNYDVALVDTLERFPMDIQPFRDMIAGQQMDLYRSRYETFDELNLYCYRVAGTVGLMSSAVLGVDNSTSKAPWDQQTDSYNPVGEAIALGIANQLTNILRDIGEDARRGRIYIPLEDMERFNYTEDDLFKGVVDDRWQELMRFQIQRARDYYTKAERGIRALSRDARWPVWSALMLYQKILNVIEHNHYDVFSQRAYVPKLRKMLSLPIAWLRAQVL from the coding sequence ATGCTCCAACTGCCCAAATCTCAGCCCATGAGAAACCTGGCCTCCCGGTCAAAATCCTACGAATTATGCCGCCAGATTACGGCGAAGTACTCTAAGACGTTTTATCTTGGCACCCTACTAATGCCAGAAGCAAAACGTCGAGCCATCTGGGCAATATACGTCTGGTGCAGACGAACTGATGAACTAGTCGATGGTCCCCAGGCGGCTTTAACCACCCCTGAAACCCTAGATCACTGGGAAGAACATCTGCAATCTATCTTTGCGGGACATCCCATCGATAACTATGATGTCGCTTTGGTCGATACCCTAGAACGCTTCCCGATGGATATTCAACCCTTTCGGGATATGATTGCAGGTCAGCAGATGGATCTCTACCGTAGTCGCTATGAAACCTTTGATGAACTGAATCTTTACTGTTATCGGGTGGCGGGTACGGTGGGGTTAATGTCTAGTGCTGTACTGGGGGTTGACAACTCCACTAGTAAAGCACCCTGGGATCAGCAAACAGATTCCTATAATCCGGTCGGAGAAGCGATCGCATTAGGTATTGCCAATCAGCTAACTAACATCCTCCGAGATATTGGAGAGGATGCTAGACGAGGTCGTATTTACATACCCTTAGAAGATATGGAACGGTTTAATTACACCGAGGATGATTTGTTCAAAGGTGTGGTTGATGACCGTTGGCAGGAACTAATGCGTTTCCAAATTCAACGGGCAAGGGATTACTATACCAAAGCAGAAAGAGGTATTAGAGCCCTAAGCCGTGATGCCCGTTGGCCGGTTTGGTCTGCCTTGATGCTCTATCAGAAAATTCTCAATGTGATTGAACACAACCATTACGATGTATTTAGCCAAAGAGCCTATGTCCCCAAACTCCGTAAGATGTTATCCTTACCGATAGCCTGGCTGAGAGCACAAGTTTTATAG
- a CDS encoding NAD-dependent epimerase/dehydratase family protein codes for MMKKVVVLGGDGFCGWPTALHLSDSGHDIVIVDNLSRRNIDNELEVSSLTPYQPMSTRLKTWLEVSGKQIQFYNFNVAKDYDRLLNLFLTYQPDVVIHFAEQRAAPYSMKSSSHKRYTVDNNLNATNNLLAAIVESGLDIHVVHLGTMGVYGYGTAGMKIPEGYLDIQVTTDEGKMVQQQILYPANPGSIYHMTKTQDQLFFSYYNKNDGVRITDLHQGIVWGTQTKQTKLDERLINRFDYDGDYGTVLNRFLMQSAIGHPLTVHGTGGQTRAFIHIQDTVRCIELAIANPPASGDRVKILNQMTETHRVRDLAQIVSDITGAEIAYLENPRNESAENELAVENKCFLEMGLKPTTLVKGLMQEVIEIAAKYVDRCDRSKIICTSLWRQKGNGVSMADESPAQTTSDKTAVGVGAS; via the coding sequence ATGATGAAAAAAGTTGTAGTTTTAGGCGGTGACGGATTTTGTGGTTGGCCCACAGCTCTCCATCTATCTGATAGTGGTCATGACATTGTAATTGTTGATAACTTGTCACGACGCAACATTGATAATGAGTTGGAAGTGAGTTCCTTAACACCTTACCAGCCGATGTCCACTCGTCTCAAGACATGGCTTGAGGTTTCTGGCAAACAAATCCAGTTCTATAACTTCAATGTAGCGAAAGACTATGATCGCTTACTCAATCTATTCCTAACCTATCAACCGGATGTGGTGATTCATTTTGCCGAACAGCGGGCTGCACCTTATTCGATGAAGTCATCTAGCCATAAGCGCTACACGGTAGATAATAACTTGAATGCGACCAATAATCTGCTAGCTGCGATTGTGGAGTCGGGTTTGGATATACATGTGGTTCATTTAGGAACCATGGGAGTCTATGGTTATGGTACTGCTGGGATGAAGATTCCGGAAGGGTATTTAGATATCCAGGTGACTACGGATGAGGGAAAAATGGTACAGCAGCAAATCTTGTACCCAGCCAATCCGGGCAGTATCTATCACATGACCAAAACTCAGGACCAGCTGTTTTTCTCTTACTACAACAAGAATGATGGGGTGCGGATCACTGACCTGCATCAGGGGATTGTTTGGGGAACTCAGACCAAGCAGACAAAGCTGGATGAACGGCTAATTAATCGCTTTGATTACGATGGAGACTATGGTACAGTCCTAAACCGGTTCCTGATGCAGTCAGCGATTGGTCATCCGTTGACGGTACATGGAACAGGGGGTCAAACTAGGGCATTTATCCATATTCAAGATACGGTGCGGTGTATAGAGTTAGCGATCGCAAATCCTCCGGCTTCTGGGGACAGGGTGAAAATCTTGAATCAGATGACCGAAACCCATCGGGTGCGGGATTTGGCACAGATTGTGTCTGATATCACTGGGGCGGAAATTGCCTATCTAGAGAACCCGAGAAACGAATCAGCGGAAAATGAACTGGCTGTGGAGAATAAATGTTTCTTAGAAATGGGTCTGAAACCAACCACCTTGGTTAAGGGTCTGATGCAAGAGGTAATCGAGATTGCAGCTAAATATGTCGATCGTTGCGATCGCTCGAAGATTATCTGTACATCACTGTGGCGGCAGAAGGGAAATGGGGTGAGTATGGCTGACGAAAGTCCTGCTCAAACCACATCCGACAAAACAGCAGTGGGTGTAGGTGCCAGTTAA
- a CDS encoding DUF4870 domain-containing protein, whose product MVYDQKNNIDYDPDKRKLLSALCHGAIFISASFVSVLIPVAILLISDDKVVKDNAKESLNFHFNVWLYEVIFGALTIILIGWPFLGLLVILSLVLPIMAILKILGDPNVSYRYPFIFRVI is encoded by the coding sequence ATGGTGTATGACCAGAAAAATAACATCGACTATGACCCAGACAAGCGCAAGCTGTTATCAGCATTATGTCACGGAGCAATTTTCATTAGTGCCTCATTTGTATCCGTGTTAATTCCCGTGGCTATTTTGTTAATCTCCGATGATAAAGTAGTCAAAGATAATGCCAAAGAGTCCCTTAATTTTCACTTCAATGTCTGGCTATATGAGGTAATTTTTGGGGCTTTGACTATTATCCTCATTGGTTGGCCTTTCCTAGGTTTATTAGTTATTTTAAGTTTGGTACTGCCGATTATGGCTATTCTCAAGATTCTTGGGGATCCCAATGTATCCTACCGCTACCCATTTATTTTCCGTGTGATTTAA
- a CDS encoding nucleoside recognition domain-containing protein, which yields MTFLAVITIVFVKKSAVVIGKESTGKSQLIAALTGQTPYSANFRGSTVTCDTYQSEAYTFIDTPGILYRSDSVTTKKALRQLQENDTVLLVVKATDVDRDLADLLPLVADKRGIVVITFWDKVFSTVHTQQVIREWTETSNLSIFTVDARHITTEQKDHILASLQEPHPFPAQWIPTRAGWYIEPHPTLLEHPRLGSLLAIALLLIPAIIAVWGANSFATLADPIVQSAIAPVIKPLSQLPIWLREILIGQYGLITMSPLLFIWAMPTVILYALFLGAYKASGLIERITIALDPLLRPFGLSGRDLVRVIMGMGCNVPAVISTRACSSCSRGTCISAIAFGSACSYQLGATLGVFSAAKLPYLIIPYLLYLTATTLIYTYIISSPTAKSNQNPLVIEGRAFLEFPHSSVIWREAKSTINQFLFNAIPIFLVITVIASVLNWLGTIAALANIINPLMGLFNLPTEASLPIVLASIRKDGLLLFAEPETLAMLTPLQVLTGVYLAGVLLPCLVTLLTITREQSLRFALLLLSRQAIAAIFFSLLLAWGGLLIK from the coding sequence ATGACCTTTCTTGCTGTAATAACGATTGTGTTTGTTAAAAAGTCAGCGGTGGTTATTGGTAAAGAGAGTACGGGCAAGTCCCAACTAATTGCGGCTCTTACAGGACAGACTCCCTATAGTGCCAATTTTCGCGGTTCTACAGTGACTTGTGACACTTATCAATCTGAAGCCTATACCTTTATCGATACCCCTGGAATTCTCTATCGTTCCGATAGTGTAACTACTAAGAAAGCTTTAAGACAGCTACAAGAAAATGACACCGTGCTATTGGTAGTCAAGGCAACCGACGTAGATCGAGATTTAGCAGATCTACTACCTTTAGTAGCAGATAAAAGGGGCATTGTGGTGATTACTTTCTGGGATAAGGTATTCTCGACGGTTCATACTCAACAAGTGATTAGGGAATGGACGGAAACTTCTAACCTGAGCATTTTCACTGTAGATGCCCGCCACATTACTACAGAACAAAAAGACCATATTTTGGCTTCTCTGCAAGAACCTCATCCTTTTCCCGCCCAATGGATTCCTACAAGGGCTGGCTGGTATATAGAACCCCACCCAACACTGTTAGAACATCCTCGACTGGGCAGTTTATTGGCGATCGCTTTATTACTTATTCCTGCCATTATTGCTGTCTGGGGTGCTAACTCCTTTGCGACTTTAGCAGATCCTATAGTCCAAAGTGCGATCGCTCCTGTTATTAAACCTTTATCCCAACTCCCAATCTGGTTAAGAGAAATACTGATAGGTCAGTATGGACTGATAACTATGAGTCCGTTGCTGTTTATTTGGGCGATGCCCACAGTAATTCTCTATGCCCTATTCTTGGGCGCATATAAAGCTAGTGGGTTAATAGAACGAATTACCATTGCTCTCGATCCTTTACTCCGTCCGTTTGGGTTATCGGGACGGGATTTAGTGCGAGTAATTATGGGTATGGGGTGTAATGTTCCTGCGGTGATTAGCACCCGTGCCTGTTCTAGTTGTTCTAGAGGAACTTGTATTTCGGCGATCGCTTTTGGTTCCGCTTGTTCTTATCAGTTGGGCGCAACTTTAGGGGTGTTTAGTGCTGCTAAGTTACCTTACTTGATAATTCCTTACCTGCTGTATCTAACCGCAACCACCTTGATATATACCTACATCATTTCTTCCCCTACAGCTAAATCGAATCAGAATCCCCTAGTAATCGAAGGAAGAGCATTTTTAGAATTTCCTCATTCGTCAGTAATTTGGCGCGAAGCTAAGTCAACTATTAATCAATTTTTGTTCAATGCAATTCCCATATTTTTAGTTATTACCGTTATTGCTTCTGTGTTGAATTGGTTAGGAACAATCGCAGCTTTAGCCAATATTATTAACCCTTTGATGGGATTGTTTAATTTACCCACTGAAGCCTCATTGCCTATTGTTTTAGCTTCTATTCGCAAAGATGGACTGCTATTATTTGCTGAACCAGAAACCTTGGCTATGTTAACTCCATTGCAGGTTTTGACTGGGGTGTATCTAGCAGGAGTATTGCTACCTTGTTTAGTTACTCTGTTAACTATTACGCGAGAACAGTCTCTTCGATTTGCCTTATTGCTGTTAAGTAGACAGGCGATCGCTGCGATATTTTTTTCTCTATTACTTGCTTGGGGAGGATTATTAATCAAGTAA